From a region of the Bacillus sp. 2205SS5-2 genome:
- the proC gene encoding pyrroline-5-carboxylate reductase, with product MNKRIGFIGCGNMAKAMMGGMIRSEIVDPSDIMVSAKSDLTIQRVTEDFNVKSTKENVEVAQFADMLFIAVKPNQYEGVLKEIKSAIQDQIIVTMAAGITTMKIEELVGKETKIVRTMPNTPSLVGEGMTAFCTANLLPSEKQEIVLLLTSFGKSEEVEEVLMDSIPAVAGSSPAYVFMMIEALADGGVLQGLNRKQAYQLAAQAVYGAAKMVLETNIHPAALKDQVCSPGGATIEAVSTLEKEGFRGAILAAMEECGRKTSELGN from the coding sequence ATGAACAAAAGAATTGGATTTATAGGCTGTGGAAATATGGCAAAGGCGATGATGGGGGGGATGATTCGTTCAGAAATAGTAGACCCTAGTGACATCATGGTAAGTGCGAAAAGTGATTTAACGATTCAAAGGGTAACAGAAGATTTTAATGTGAAGAGTACAAAGGAAAATGTAGAGGTTGCTCAATTTGCAGACATGTTGTTTATCGCTGTTAAACCGAACCAATATGAAGGCGTTTTGAAAGAGATTAAATCTGCAATCCAAGACCAGATTATCGTGACGATGGCCGCGGGTATAACCACAATGAAAATAGAGGAATTAGTCGGAAAAGAAACTAAAATTGTGCGAACAATGCCTAATACTCCATCACTAGTGGGAGAAGGGATGACCGCGTTTTGTACTGCCAACCTCCTTCCTAGTGAAAAACAAGAAATTGTCTTACTTTTGACTAGTTTTGGTAAGTCAGAAGAAGTAGAAGAAGTATTGATGGACAGTATTCCAGCAGTGGCCGGTTCATCACCAGCCTATGTCTTTATGATGATAGAGGCTTTGGCAGATGGGGGTGTACTTCAAGGACTTAATCGAAAACAAGCCTATCAACTAGCAGCGCAAGCTGTATATGGTGCAGCCAAAATGGTTCTTGAAACGAACATACACCCTGCTGCTTTAAAAGACCAAGTTTGCTCACCAGGTGGTGCGACGATTGAAGCCGTTTCTACATTAGAAAAGGAAGGATTTCGTGGAGCGATATTGGCTGCGATGGAGGAGTGTGGAAGGAAAACAAGCGAATTAGGAAATTAA